In the Phaeobacter sp. A36a-5a genome, one interval contains:
- a CDS encoding glycosyltransferase family 2 protein — MQEPAGQGRMISIIMANHQGAPYLRDALRSVASQTHADWELIVADDGSSDGSVDILREVARQDPRVQVLLHETPSGPAAARNRALAAARGDWLAICDSDDIMHPDRLRRLLAAAEALDADAVADDMVHFATEPLAGPRSVLGSDAPEVPRQIGPADMLRVPEPGTSGAQLGYLKPLIRRQALAALRYDEALTIGEDQDFYLRLLLQGARMWLLPEALYLYRRHPHSLSHRSTRRQILAALAAMEALPGQLSASQHIELKHIIEERRQVLQDRLAFEALAETLKQRRFGAALRQILRHPALGFRLVQIAWAKMRSIGRGQGGGQAGQAGEAAAERVHLIGPADGLPPQGEGQHVVVPDPGADGGHSSLWVDLCYRASRRALTVTYGDEAGLSAAWRIPAAAHIKARGAVVSDLMPPQGRRDG, encoded by the coding sequence TGGCGTCGCAGACCCATGCCGATTGGGAGTTGATCGTGGCTGACGACGGGTCCAGTGACGGATCGGTGGATATCCTGCGAGAGGTTGCACGCCAGGACCCCCGCGTGCAGGTGCTGCTGCATGAAACACCCAGCGGTCCTGCTGCCGCCCGCAATCGGGCGCTGGCGGCGGCCCGTGGCGATTGGCTGGCAATCTGCGATTCCGATGACATAATGCACCCGGACCGGTTGCGGCGCCTGCTGGCCGCGGCAGAGGCGCTGGATGCGGATGCGGTTGCGGATGACATGGTGCATTTCGCGACGGAGCCGCTGGCTGGTCCGCGCAGCGTTCTTGGCAGTGATGCGCCGGAGGTGCCGCGACAGATCGGGCCTGCGGATATGCTGCGGGTGCCGGAACCGGGCACGTCTGGTGCGCAGCTGGGCTATCTGAAGCCCCTGATCCGCCGTCAGGCGCTGGCGGCCTTGCGTTATGATGAGGCGCTGACGATCGGCGAGGATCAGGATTTCTATCTGCGATTGCTGTTGCAAGGCGCGCGTATGTGGCTGCTGCCGGAGGCGCTTTACCTTTACCGGCGACATCCGCATTCCCTGTCACATCGATCGACCCGACGGCAGATTCTTGCGGCGCTTGCTGCGATGGAGGCGTTGCCGGGTCAATTGAGTGCATCACAACATATTGAATTAAAACATATTATTGAAGAGAGACGGCAAGTGCTTCAAGACCGTCTGGCCTTTGAGGCGCTGGCAGAGACGCTGAAACAGCGGCGGTTTGGGGCGGCGCTGCGCCAGATCCTGCGGCATCCTGCGCTGGGGTTTCGACTGGTGCAGATCGCCTGGGCGAAGATGCGCAGTATTGGCAGGGGGCAGGGCGGCGGCCAAGCTGGGCAGGCCGGTGAGGCTGCGGCGGAGCGGGTCCATCTGATCGGCCCTGCCGATGGGCTGCCGCCGCAGGGAGAGGGTCAACATGTCGTTGTCCCGGACCCCGGCGCCGATGGTGGCCATAGCAGTCTATGGGTGGATCTGTGTTATCGGGCCTCGCGCCGTGCGCTGACTGTGACCTATGGCGACGAGGCCGGGCTATCGGCGGCCTGGCGGATCCCGGCCGCCGCGCATATCAAAGCGCGCGGGGCTGTGGTCTCTGATCTGATGCCGCCGCAGGGCCGCCGGGATGGCTGA
- a CDS encoding glycosyltransferase, with amino-acid sequence MKIPLFFDGYDLKAYDAPHGQTLSQLRERLRYGYRLMKGAQPRTGFYVAFTNLAKSLRRLGHDVVINDFDFARGHPDHPIGLSGYLPPLARFGLRNPAIYGPGRVPDSSDLAALREQVNLKVVTYPSAWPIQLNPAETRAQFAPMFVGIDTDAWPDMSGHSKSIDLLFYNKVRWHRETARECDLLQPLRDMLTARGLSWRELDYGHHTPAQYRDLVSRSRAVLFCTEHETQGLAYQEAMSANLPVFAWDEGVLVDPSQRILAQGDVTPSSVPYFDDRCGMRFQIDNMEEQFDRFWTALPNYRPRDYVLENLSLQRGGERFMSLYEPLFDAASSLRPGLTPLARNADPG; translated from the coding sequence GTGAAAATCCCTTTGTTCTTTGATGGCTATGATCTGAAAGCCTACGATGCCCCACATGGCCAAACCCTGTCGCAGCTACGTGAGCGCCTGCGCTATGGATATCGCCTGATGAAAGGCGCACAACCGCGTACCGGCTTCTACGTCGCCTTCACGAATCTTGCCAAAAGCCTTCGGCGTCTCGGTCACGATGTGGTGATAAATGACTTCGACTTTGCCCGCGGACATCCGGATCACCCGATCGGCCTGAGTGGATATCTGCCGCCGCTGGCCCGTTTTGGACTGCGCAACCCTGCCATTTACGGTCCCGGACGCGTGCCGGACAGCAGCGACCTTGCAGCGCTTCGCGAACAGGTGAACCTGAAAGTCGTGACCTACCCGTCAGCCTGGCCGATCCAGCTCAATCCAGCAGAGACACGCGCACAATTCGCACCGATGTTCGTGGGCATCGACACCGATGCCTGGCCCGATATGTCGGGTCACAGCAAAAGCATTGATCTGCTCTTCTACAACAAGGTCCGCTGGCATCGAGAAACCGCCCGCGAATGCGATCTGCTCCAGCCCCTGCGTGACATGCTGACCGCGCGCGGGCTCAGCTGGCGCGAACTGGACTACGGGCATCATACGCCCGCGCAGTACCGCGATCTGGTGAGCCGCAGCCGTGCGGTGCTTTTCTGCACCGAACACGAAACCCAAGGGCTGGCCTATCAGGAAGCCATGTCGGCGAACCTGCCAGTCTTTGCTTGGGATGAGGGGGTGCTGGTCGACCCCTCACAGCGGATCCTGGCACAGGGTGACGTCACCCCCAGTTCGGTGCCCTATTTCGATGACCGCTGCGGGATGCGGTTCCAGATCGACAATATGGAAGAACAGTTTGATCGCTTCTGGACGGCGCTGCCAAACTATCGCCCCCGCGATTACGTATTGGAGAACCTGTCTCTCCAGCGCGGCGGTGAGCGTTTTATGTCACTCTACGAGCCGCTCTTTGACGCGGCCTCATCTCTTCGGCCCGGTCTCACGCCTTTGGCCCGGAACGCCGATCCCGGCTGA
- a CDS encoding glycosyltransferase family 2 protein, translated as MSGQRGREGVSAAPGGIDVRVLVVIPTLNEAAAIRPCLESLLRDPLLRDPDRSALVVADGGSDDDTVAIVESLAETAPIKIHVLHNPDRIQSAGINRAVAEFGGGFDVLLRCDAHAIYPADYATALCAALRENDDRAAVVVAMQSEGRSEFGKAAAWVVDTPFGSGGAAHRGGRTSGYVDHGHHALMDLHWFRRVGGYDASFSHNEDAELDWRLLAAGGRIWLAGDVRLGYVMRSTPVALWRQYQNYGAGRAATLIKHRMRPRLRQIVPVANLLLCGLALVAAPFWPLALIWPLVYLTVVIVVTGIACLRLGGAGIWSGVALVLMHMGWALGLVRAMARHSVQSVLAGAAGRRVKR; from the coding sequence ATGAGCGGTCAGAGAGGCAGGGAGGGCGTCAGCGCTGCACCCGGGGGCATTGATGTGCGGGTGCTGGTGGTGATCCCGACCCTGAATGAAGCGGCTGCGATCCGTCCCTGTCTCGAAAGCCTGCTGCGCGACCCGCTGCTGCGCGATCCAGATCGGTCTGCGCTGGTGGTGGCGGATGGGGGCAGCGATGATGACACGGTGGCCATCGTCGAGAGCTTGGCCGAGACAGCGCCGATCAAGATACATGTGCTGCATAATCCGGACCGGATTCAGTCCGCAGGCATCAATCGGGCGGTTGCTGAATTTGGCGGCGGCTTTGATGTGCTGCTGCGCTGTGATGCCCATGCGATCTATCCGGCGGATTATGCAACCGCCCTGTGCGCGGCGCTGCGGGAGAACGATGATCGTGCGGCGGTCGTGGTGGCGATGCAGTCCGAAGGTCGCAGTGAATTCGGCAAGGCGGCGGCCTGGGTCGTGGATACGCCCTTCGGGTCGGGTGGTGCGGCACATCGGGGAGGTCGGACCTCGGGCTATGTGGATCACGGGCATCACGCGCTGATGGATCTGCACTGGTTCCGCCGGGTTGGCGGTTATGATGCGAGTTTCAGCCACAATGAGGATGCTGAGCTGGATTGGCGGTTGCTGGCGGCCGGAGGGCGTATCTGGCTGGCCGGTGATGTGCGGCTTGGCTATGTGATGCGCAGCACGCCTGTCGCGCTATGGCGGCAATATCAGAACTATGGCGCAGGCCGTGCGGCAACATTGATCAAACACCGAATGCGGCCACGGCTGCGGCAGATTGTGCCGGTCGCCAATCTCCTCCTATGTGGACTGGCACTGGTCGCGGCACCCTTCTGGCCCTTGGCTCTGATCTGGCCGCTGGTTTACCTGACTGTGGTGATTGTGGTGACGGGCATCGCCTGTTTGCGACTGGGGGGTGCCGGGATCTGGTCCGGGGTGGCTCTGGTGCTGATGCACATGGGCTGGGCGCTTGGTCTGGTGCGGGCGATGGCGCGGCATTCTGTTCAATCGGTCCTGGCGGGTGCCGCGGGGCGCAGGGTGAAGCGATGA
- a CDS encoding glycosyltransferase family 1 protein, whose protein sequence is MAQLLCFASDLTDVAQLRRLESFQALGHEVISVSSRKGPLPQVSWQNIDLGEIGQHGLLRRGRLALFTALRDPRLRPLVQQADLLVARNLDMLALAAALRRRSGSAAPLAYEVLDIHSLFEGSGPKPRIARWVERRLIAAAEVLWLSSPGFHEGYFVPVQGFVGPWQLVENKMVVPDRMSRPVAGGFHGAASGPLRLGWIGAIRCRPSFELLLRVAQQMGAAIEVHVHGKIHDHVLPDFHDRIAGLGNVIFHGAYAYPEGLAACYRGCDVVWAQDLWQAGDARAGGNSDLLLPNRIYEAGWHGCPVIAVATTQTGRKIEETGQGWTLRRADAAELVGLLQQLTPDRIAACRNRIAALPETMFRQTADDVTALLASAGIGVPGQRRETGPKR, encoded by the coding sequence ATGGCGCAGTTGCTCTGTTTTGCCTCCGATCTGACTGACGTGGCCCAGCTGAGACGGCTGGAGTCTTTTCAGGCGCTTGGGCATGAGGTGATCTCGGTGTCCTCGCGCAAGGGGCCGTTGCCGCAGGTGAGCTGGCAAAACATTGATCTGGGCGAGATTGGTCAACACGGGCTGTTACGCCGGGGGCGTCTGGCGCTCTTCACTGCGTTGCGTGACCCACGGCTGCGGCCATTGGTGCAGCAGGCTGATCTACTGGTGGCGCGCAATCTCGATATGCTGGCGCTGGCCGCCGCGCTGCGGCGGCGGAGCGGCAGCGCGGCGCCGCTTGCCTATGAGGTGCTGGATATCCATTCGCTGTTCGAGGGCAGCGGCCCGAAACCCCGGATCGCCCGCTGGGTCGAGCGGCGGCTGATCGCGGCGGCGGAGGTGCTGTGGCTGTCCTCGCCCGGTTTCCACGAAGGGTATTTCGTGCCGGTACAGGGTTTTGTTGGGCCCTGGCAACTGGTGGAGAACAAGATGGTCGTGCCGGACCGCATGTCACGACCCGTCGCGGGAGGTTTTCATGGCGCGGCATCCGGGCCGTTGCGGCTGGGTTGGATCGGCGCCATACGCTGCCGACCGAGCTTTGAGCTGCTGCTGAGGGTGGCGCAGCAAATGGGGGCGGCGATCGAGGTGCATGTTCACGGCAAGATCCACGACCATGTCTTGCCTGATTTCCATGACCGGATCGCCGGGCTCGGCAATGTCATCTTTCACGGGGCCTACGCCTACCCGGAGGGTCTTGCTGCCTGCTACCGCGGCTGCGATGTGGTCTGGGCGCAGGATTTGTGGCAGGCGGGTGATGCCCGCGCCGGTGGCAATTCGGATCTGCTGCTGCCGAACCGCATTTATGAGGCCGGCTGGCACGGCTGTCCGGTGATCGCCGTGGCGACGACGCAGACCGGCCGCAAGATTGAGGAGACAGGGCAGGGCTGGACCCTGCGCCGTGCTGATGCCGCCGAGCTGGTCGGGCTGTTGCAGCAGCTGACGCCGGACCGGATCGCCGCCTGTCGCAATCGGATCGCGGCGCTGCCCGAGACGATGTTCCGTCAGACCGCCGATGATGTGACGGCGTTGCTGGCTTCAGCCGGGATCGGCGTTCCGGGCCAAAGGCGTGAGACCGGGCCGAAGAGATGA
- a CDS encoding O-antigen ligase family protein yields MTLTVEPPQDIGQPKVSVLRRRAGRWWLTRGHLRMGYLILAAMSGTGVVYRLGFQSPGWMALYVLTILWYLRDWRQSAAILWQAWPVLMPCVIAMASTLWSINPPVTAYRSFQLTMTTLIAVRIASAIPAHHTMIVVSLTSAVGVALSYLNSVVTFLAPAFHPNGALKGIYMHKNSLAKATVNAAHGLVTLGFYWRLSILGILAAALMIPVLGMAQSAGAYVTFAILAIYVPVLWIRRWGGTARRVALLFSLMVLFLVPLAIYISGIDAFGLLLERLGKDSTLTGRTVIWAFGLEEIAKAPIGGVGFGAYWSVPSYARLYIEAYVDEGLYWFHNSYIELMVGNGLLGAVTFFGLLIAVVLRCFRWYLQDGSVTSGYYLFYVLINLVAALSDNVIYNEHSIRHMLIAMAWIYAGRALGCWRDVPPRI; encoded by the coding sequence ATGACACTCACGGTTGAACCACCGCAAGACATCGGGCAGCCGAAGGTGTCTGTGCTGCGGCGCAGAGCTGGTCGCTGGTGGTTGACCCGTGGCCATCTGCGCATGGGTTATCTGATCCTTGCGGCCATGTCGGGTACCGGGGTGGTCTATCGGCTTGGGTTCCAGTCGCCCGGCTGGATGGCGCTCTATGTGCTGACGATCCTGTGGTATCTGCGGGACTGGCGGCAGAGCGCTGCCATTCTCTGGCAGGCATGGCCGGTGCTGATGCCCTGCGTGATTGCAATGGCCTCCACCCTGTGGAGCATCAACCCGCCGGTCACCGCCTATCGTAGTTTCCAGCTGACGATGACAACGCTGATTGCAGTGCGTATCGCCTCTGCTATTCCGGCGCATCATACGATGATTGTTGTCAGCCTGACCTCGGCGGTCGGCGTGGCGCTGTCTTATCTGAATTCCGTCGTGACCTTCCTTGCTCCGGCCTTTCATCCAAACGGGGCGCTGAAGGGCATCTATATGCACAAGAACTCCCTCGCCAAGGCGACGGTGAATGCAGCGCATGGGCTGGTGACGCTTGGGTTCTACTGGCGGCTTTCGATCCTGGGTATTCTGGCGGCGGCGCTGATGATCCCGGTGCTGGGCATGGCCCAATCGGCGGGGGCCTATGTGACCTTTGCCATTCTGGCGATCTATGTGCCGGTACTGTGGATCCGTCGCTGGGGCGGGACAGCGCGGCGGGTGGCGCTGCTGTTTTCGCTGATGGTGCTGTTCCTGGTGCCGCTCGCGATCTATATCTCAGGCATTGACGCTTTTGGGTTGCTGCTGGAGCGGCTGGGCAAGGACAGTACCTTGACCGGGCGCACGGTGATCTGGGCCTTTGGTCTGGAAGAAATCGCCAAAGCGCCGATTGGCGGCGTTGGGTTTGGGGCGTATTGGTCGGTGCCATCTTACGCACGGCTTTATATTGAGGCCTATGTCGATGAGGGACTCTATTGGTTTCATAACAGCTATATCGAACTGATGGTGGGCAATGGGCTCCTTGGGGCGGTGACGTTCTTTGGCCTGCTGATCGCCGTCGTGCTGCGCTGTTTTCGCTGGTATTTGCAGGATGGTAGCGTGACCTCGGGGTATTATCTCTTCTATGTGCTGATCAATCTGGTCGCGGCGCTGTCGGATAACGTGATCTACAACGAGCATTCGATCCGGCACATGCTGATCGCGATGGCCTGGATCTATGCCGGCCGAGCGCTGGGGTGCTGGCGGGATGTGCCACCCCGGATCTGA
- a CDS encoding GumC family protein: MSTPKTSFAADDGQEVLDLGAIFAIIWRGRWVIAACVLLGLFLGIWRAYLAATPLYGAEVQLVLDTRDEKVVDIESVVSSLSATDEVIRTEVHILGGRELAGQVVDRLNLVSDPEFNMMLRDPGLNPVQTLKDLIKGLLGMPVYNTTIPPDPAFVREKVIQTLLANMRVVNIPDTYIFSIWVLSENPFKAADIANAFADTYIENQVAVKLNVTEQATGWLADRVTELRGQLEANERRVADIRAQADVTSPAQLIGLENRLISLRSALTERAEDVAAQRAKQSELSSLQTAEEQRAAARRYGYSALLARADDPLAGWRAVLAQVSRDLREAEAKEHAIRRSMADLEITIATQSDALTEVVQAERDAEASRLLFENFQNRLRETSMQIGLQRADSRVISRAFPPDQPALPNKGRILILSVFLGGFLGTVLVVVLQLSRARLHSPAQIAGLTSVPVIAVLDQFSQKIRPEQAGALGPQTRDGEAVRNLRTTLLMARGDVPPQVVVFTSAESGDGKSTLSAAMAHNMAQIGKSVLLIDGDLRRHSLSDPLASGNSKPGLFDVLTGQCDLAAAVLPGALGQADILPAGTVTGSAADLLSQGGLTELVSVARNHWDIIIFDTPPISVVPDARIIGLHADLLILLAQWNTTRQSVFTNALRQLEQGGRSPDGIVLTKVKGTAQPLYGATRRSRDRYYHS, encoded by the coding sequence GTGTCCACGCCTAAGACGTCCTTTGCCGCGGATGACGGCCAGGAGGTGCTCGATCTCGGCGCCATTTTTGCAATCATCTGGCGCGGCCGCTGGGTCATCGCTGCCTGTGTCCTGCTCGGTCTGTTTCTGGGCATCTGGCGAGCCTATCTCGCCGCCACTCCGCTCTACGGTGCCGAGGTACAGCTGGTGCTGGACACCCGCGACGAAAAAGTGGTCGATATCGAAAGCGTGGTCAGCAGCCTTTCCGCCACGGATGAGGTGATCCGAACCGAGGTTCACATCCTTGGCGGTCGGGAACTGGCGGGTCAGGTCGTCGACCGGCTGAATCTTGTTTCCGACCCGGAATTCAACATGATGCTGCGCGATCCCGGCCTCAATCCTGTCCAGACGCTGAAAGATCTGATCAAGGGACTCCTCGGGATGCCCGTCTATAACACGACCATTCCGCCAGATCCCGCCTTTGTCCGCGAAAAGGTGATCCAGACGCTGCTTGCCAACATGCGGGTGGTGAACATACCGGACACCTATATTTTCTCGATCTGGGTGCTAAGCGAGAACCCCTTCAAGGCGGCTGATATCGCCAATGCCTTCGCCGACACCTATATCGAAAATCAGGTGGCGGTGAAGCTGAACGTCACCGAACAGGCCACCGGCTGGCTGGCGGACCGGGTGACCGAGCTGCGCGGCCAGCTGGAAGCAAACGAACGGCGGGTTGCCGACATCCGGGCGCAGGCCGATGTGACCAGCCCCGCACAGTTGATCGGGCTGGAGAACCGCCTGATTTCCCTGCGCAGTGCGCTGACCGAGCGGGCCGAGGATGTCGCCGCGCAACGGGCCAAACAATCCGAACTGAGCAGCCTGCAAACAGCCGAGGAGCAGCGCGCCGCCGCCCGCCGCTACGGCTATAGCGCGCTTCTGGCGCGCGCTGATGATCCGCTGGCTGGCTGGCGCGCGGTTCTGGCGCAAGTCTCTCGTGATCTGCGCGAAGCCGAAGCCAAGGAACACGCAATCCGCCGCTCGATGGCCGATCTGGAGATCACCATCGCCACCCAGAGCGATGCACTGACCGAAGTTGTGCAGGCCGAACGCGACGCCGAAGCCAGCCGTCTGCTGTTTGAAAACTTCCAGAACCGGCTGCGTGAAACCTCCATGCAGATCGGCCTGCAACGCGCCGACAGCCGGGTGATCTCGCGCGCCTTCCCCCCGGACCAGCCTGCCCTGCCCAACAAGGGCCGGATCCTTATCCTGTCGGTCTTCCTTGGCGGGTTTCTCGGCACTGTTCTCGTTGTCGTGTTGCAGCTCTCCCGGGCGCGCCTGCATTCCCCAGCGCAGATCGCAGGCCTGACGTCCGTGCCTGTGATTGCGGTGCTGGACCAGTTTTCGCAGAAAATCCGGCCCGAACAGGCCGGCGCGCTTGGCCCGCAGACCCGCGATGGCGAGGCTGTTCGCAATCTGCGCACCACGCTGCTGATGGCGCGGGGAGATGTCCCGCCGCAGGTGGTTGTCTTTACCTCCGCCGAAAGCGGCGATGGCAAGTCGACGCTGTCGGCGGCCATGGCACATAATATGGCGCAGATCGGTAAATCGGTCCTGCTGATCGACGGCGACCTGCGCCGCCATTCCCTGTCTGACCCGCTGGCCAGTGGCAACAGCAAGCCGGGACTCTTTGATGTCCTCACCGGGCAATGTGATCTGGCAGCGGCGGTGCTTCCCGGTGCGCTGGGGCAGGCCGATATCCTGCCTGCCGGCACCGTAACCGGCAGTGCTGCGGATCTGCTCAGCCAGGGCGGGCTGACCGAGCTTGTGTCGGTGGCGCGCAATCACTGGGACATCATCATTTTTGACACCCCGCCCATCTCCGTTGTGCCCGATGCGCGGATCATCGGCCTGCATGCGGACCTTCTGATTCTGCTGGCGCAATGGAACACCACCCGGCAATCGGTCTTTACCAATGCCCTACGACAGCTGGAACAGGGCGGGCGCAGTCCCGACGGCATTGTGCTGACCAAGGTCAAAGGCACCGCCCAGCCGCTCTACGGGGCAACCAGACGGTCGCGCGACCGCTATTACCACAGCTGA
- a CDS encoding glycosyltransferase family 2 protein, which yields MSERISILLCTYRRRSVVDTLESLAALRAPQGYTIDIIVADNDTSPSADHWVRGCATSWPVSYVHAPARNISLARNACLAMARKRRSDWVAFVDDDEVVPPDWIEQLVRRAMETGADVISGPAIARYPQQAPQWMVDQDWHSNWPELRAGNGGGVQLQTAHSCNALMRFSGRPWEGLEFDLSRGTSGGEDTAYFFVLSHLGAQFAISADAVVFEVVASDRLHLGWLAKRRFRMGQSYAASASGLLARTKLAGAALAKVAYCVVATLPVLPVEPRRNFWLLRGLLHLGVLAGCFALPQPQIYGGAKDQEPPPQRIRG from the coding sequence ATGAGCGAACGGATTTCGATATTACTCTGCACCTATCGGCGCCGCAGCGTGGTCGACACATTGGAGAGCCTGGCAGCTTTGCGCGCACCTCAGGGCTATACGATAGATATCATCGTGGCGGACAATGATACCTCGCCGTCGGCGGACCACTGGGTGCGCGGCTGCGCGACCTCGTGGCCGGTCAGCTATGTCCACGCGCCGGCACGCAATATCTCTCTGGCCCGCAACGCCTGTCTGGCCATGGCGCGCAAGCGGCGGTCGGATTGGGTTGCCTTTGTCGATGATGATGAGGTGGTTCCGCCCGACTGGATCGAACAGCTGGTGCGCCGCGCCATGGAGACCGGCGCGGATGTGATTTCAGGGCCGGCCATCGCACGTTACCCGCAGCAGGCGCCGCAATGGATGGTTGATCAGGACTGGCACAGCAACTGGCCGGAACTTCGCGCCGGCAATGGCGGTGGGGTGCAGTTACAGACCGCCCATAGCTGCAATGCGCTGATGCGGTTTTCCGGTCGCCCCTGGGAGGGGCTGGAGTTTGATCTCTCCCGCGGCACGAGCGGCGGCGAGGATACCGCCTATTTCTTTGTGCTCTCACATCTGGGCGCGCAGTTTGCGATCTCGGCCGATGCGGTCGTCTTTGAGGTGGTTGCGTCGGATCGGTTGCATCTGGGCTGGTTGGCAAAACGGCGGTTCCGCATGGGGCAGAGCTATGCGGCCAGCGCATCGGGGCTGCTGGCACGGACAAAACTGGCTGGGGCGGCGTTGGCCAAGGTTGCCTATTGTGTCGTTGCGACCCTGCCTGTCCTGCCTGTCGAGCCGCGCCGGAATTTCTGGCTGTTGCGGGGGCTGCTGCACCTAGGCGTGCTGGCGGGATGTTTTGCCCTGCCACAGCCGCAGATCTACGGCGGAGCAAAGGATCAAGAGCCGCCGCCGCAGCGGATCCGTGGCTGA
- a CDS encoding glycosyltransferase family 2 protein produces MAEPRPQISVIMATRNAAAHLPLAIRAVLAQTMADLELIIIDDASDDDSWAVIRAAAAKDPRIRAQRRPRCGGPARARNDALGLARGDWVAICDSDDSQHPRRLELMLAAARDLGADVVADDLILFSERPMVRGETILGGHAPQHARALTLKDLVLSGVDPQGISHIGYLKPLIRNQLLRDLRYDPALRIGEDHDLYLRLLLAGATMWVLPMAAYLYRRHPASVSYRNLPEDLAAQIHALDGLVAQYRREELTLHAGIRRQALLRRQAQLELAREVRSGRLGRAAWRAAMCRDHWPWVLSVLRNRLELKLVAGISRLWCRPQRWRLGRDGRAGGMSLPRDSAGELDLSAAAAPIWARLCCAASRRRIDAEVSDALGMSALWMVPMVRPPGEQSCGVAAETRAGVAAGRAAGLAEGEQVARDNGGRLRRHMGRHDTHG; encoded by the coding sequence ATGGCTGAGCCGCGCCCGCAGATCTCGGTGATTATGGCCACCCGCAATGCCGCCGCTCATCTGCCGCTGGCGATCCGGGCGGTACTGGCACAGACCATGGCGGATCTGGAGCTGATCATCATTGATGACGCCTCCGACGATGACAGCTGGGCGGTGATCCGTGCGGCTGCGGCCAAGGATCCGCGCATACGGGCGCAACGGCGGCCGCGCTGCGGCGGCCCGGCTCGGGCACGTAATGATGCGCTCGGCCTTGCACGCGGGGACTGGGTGGCGATCTGCGACAGTGACGACAGCCAGCATCCCCGGCGATTGGAGTTGATGCTGGCAGCGGCGCGGGATCTTGGGGCCGATGTGGTCGCTGATGACCTGATCCTGTTTTCAGAGCGCCCGATGGTGCGGGGAGAAACCATTCTGGGTGGTCATGCGCCGCAACACGCCCGCGCGCTGACGTTGAAGGATCTGGTTCTGAGCGGGGTTGACCCGCAGGGCATCAGTCACATCGGATACCTTAAGCCATTGATCAGAAATCAGCTTCTTCGCGATCTGCGTTACGACCCCGCGCTGCGGATCGGCGAGGATCATGACCTTTATCTGCGTCTTCTGCTGGCGGGTGCGACGATGTGGGTGCTGCCGATGGCGGCCTATCTCTATCGTCGGCACCCGGCGTCGGTTTCGTATCGCAACCTGCCCGAGGATCTGGCCGCACAGATCCATGCGCTGGATGGTCTGGTTGCGCAGTATAGGCGCGAGGAGCTGACGCTCCACGCGGGCATTCGTCGGCAGGCACTTCTGCGGCGTCAGGCACAGCTGGAACTGGCGCGGGAGGTTCGCAGCGGTCGGCTGGGCCGCGCCGCCTGGCGCGCCGCAATGTGCCGCGATCATTGGCCATGGGTGTTATCCGTCCTGCGCAACCGGCTGGAGCTGAAGCTGGTGGCCGGGATCTCGCGCCTGTGGTGTCGTCCGCAGCGTTGGCGACTGGGCCGAGACGGCAGGGCAGGGGGGATGAGCCTGCCGAGAGACAGCGCAGGCGAACTGGACCTCAGCGCCGCGGCGGCGCCGATCTGGGCGCGCCTGTGCTGCGCCGCCTCGCGCAGGCGCATCGATGCGGAGGTGAGTGATGCCCTGGGCATGTCTGCCCTGTGGATGGTGCCGATGGTTCGACCCCCAGGGGAGCAGAGCTGCGGTGTTGCCGCAGAGACGCGGGCGGGCGTCGCGGCTGGGCGCGCGGCTGGATTGGCGGAGGGGGAGCAGGTAGCGAGGGATAATGGCGGGCGTTTGAGGCGGCATATGGGACGACATGACACTCACGGTTGA